One window of the Saccopteryx bilineata isolate mSacBil1 chromosome 2, mSacBil1_pri_phased_curated, whole genome shotgun sequence genome contains the following:
- the PRR14L gene encoding protein PRR14L isoform X4, producing the protein MPSHKELICMDLPGDCLRSKEGNVKIATETLLRSTEEVQGMKVSGTKTDNNEGHKNGNVSQGLSAGCSDYPQVDRIMTSGEVSETSTLVSLKPLNFVDPGLTEATPKEKECEELKTCSSWLSLLPGSSAISKVDSGKEELCKLSLVCEADDNHHQILGHHNENHLEKNSEVSYFQSSLPGPGSRTTSLEKCGFEGDALLKRSAEKTDNSSFCGDDQSKNLASRKENEGQCLNPRSERGEPFLVNARQPEEDASEHYSGEKKTFAFPKENIYGNDYIQGNIHTDDSSSLMPNSFTEDTEVKFKKTDFKINLDVQGSLTNHEDHREPSVHMSHPGRHCKESSCSLMQIEEPEQTTTIEFTMLSEKIYSKDPNSLISTQRHLEGSTQLNEASSNEFMTEKTSLVTFMPEDQISPINEESKPKKDISQLSPSLDFSYRPESENAVEASQDNVPHLDEQSIACERNGLPCMDELVLNKIESECVLNQVSLNSQDNAKLPTDKEMPLATSEDFQQSHQPPSEDGASVTANTQTISMKTKMKDISPPGDKTWGASSSNPTVNIKPGSQDRKNEMADSGTEDLYSRLPSSKKESTVFPPVVSVMECESVQSQDLSGCHCEGGSASQESTCFTHAASESSRIILEVESSLITKCENAFQHSSHHSAGSKNSMASSTHNVSYTSEESEPNGRETKGSLPGDKIRNEKTAGMLNNEASNKTIHTTNHIQLSEEGLELKEQDIPKEIMFCKHNISDCATQELNQSVNIPNPEKLLDQSPATEFSSFKIMNQAVKTLVQETDEVLDCQSNPDTPDECRSEGKPAKETVGSNQRQTITEPDTEVSHNQKDLPFNSGSNDSLSGDSLKKGYLKGAFERISSCEESTDGMVDIIYTDGSNEPPEGMLDIIASSTLDGGTWQGRLALPETSRTTSSPRGCLNACTGKNDQDSDFPDAASSAVDSLEIKKSCEEKVCRSLKDCEMEVCPHSCAKEIESVADHESNIRILDRVNVSLSHIHCEQLVKEVSLRETLGMIERSRLEIHSEFDKENIFGISSKELMSSRHHDKNSVPTESLKSIETKPFYLLSQENSDANINSEEIGLKHTFKPKDGEMLCDNVEEFLPEMKEGALRNVSNPGDANSVDTSVKVLSLVMETETKVKGKETEEHQRGPLDHLTVGEVSEEMITRKDGHGDHTSEHSQTHYKSLKMLGDAEEHQSQRDLDYMLQKEDESIHQKEAHTILEQCTSSNMLSDEVQNKNQPKDYKYEYTLMKEITPAKLATGDVTAQFQRLKDPRKENLCHPLKKDIELCIGPVLHGPSQKAQDPSSAKCDEIYGAFGNISRRKRVLPLKKQPHRTCKKVSCREQVNMGRMISKIRNSAFLKSSSETIPTEAHRFLSSHAMSAPIRLEPEIVPTRSLVSHIPKQKSTPCHLLRRLSVRKPTKESTLLSKLSVLASKLAPTTKTQKLRYRRCSSELLPVAKSYKRLRYKRLLDGFSYNTMQLSPYMTASGWDKRPNSKSLTLYPIEAVKMSFIDLSNKMPLLLFGSEILPVSFHVKSGPESMNESLRTFPEHCAPARLALGEAAQYSSQPPKWTFSFFLSHGCPGVATFREDTGLHAQAHAQAPPQPPSPLQDYGGTAIVQTRAGCSVLGLHTLLALCSPGCYRIWTKKRSFSSHMPAMQRLFVAQFTQGLKGLRSPASIADKIFCSLPYSVGRVLSIWSQHGPSACPFEISALHSIHSKRQPTLGTTNSHTMLPFVPLPGMEVTSTISSSQLRLEPPFPALVPKSCLVTDSTVSKLLLSASEFQVPGLDELDGVTAVCPCPQSSPPEQKEVEPEKRPKKVSQIRIRKTIPKPDPNLTPMGLPRPKRLKKKEFSLEEIYTNKNYKSPPANRCLETIFEEPKERNGTLISISQQKRKRVLEFQDFTIPRKRRARGKVKVAGSFTRAQKAALQSRELDALLIQKLMELETFFAKEEEQEPSSGC; encoded by the exons AAGGAAATGTAAAAATTGCAACTGAAACTTTGCTAAGATCTACTGAAGAAGTACAAGGTATGAAGGTCAGTGGGACTAAGACGGATAATAATGAAGGACACAAGAATGGCAATGTGAGTCAAGGTCTCTCGGCCGGGTGCAGCGATTACCCACAAGTAGACAGGATCATGACCAGTGGTGAGGTTTCAGAAACCAGCACATTAGTTTCCCTAAAGCCTTTAAACTTTGTGGACCCTGGATTAACAGAAGCaactcctaaagaaaaagaatgtgaagaaTTAAAAACTTGTTCTTCTTGGTTGTCATTATTACCAGGGAGCAGTGCCATTTCCAAAGTGGACAGTGGGAAGGAAGAGTTGTGTAAATTAAGCCTTGTCTGTGAAGCAGATGACAATCACCATCAGATTCTTGGCCACCATAATGAAAACCACctagaaaaaaattctgaagttTCATATTTCCAATCAAGTTTACCTGGTCCAGGATCCAGAACAACATCCTTAGAAAAATGTGGTTTTGAAGGTGATGCCTTGCTAAAGAGATCTGCTGAAAAGACAGACAATTCCTCTTTTTGTGGGGACGATCAAAGCAAGAACTTGGcttctagaaaagaaaatgaaggacagTGTTTGAACCCCAGGAGTGAGAGGGGGGAACCCTTTCTTGTTAATGCCAGGCAACCAGAAGAGGATGCTAGTGAACACTATTCTGGAGAAAAAAAGACTTTTGCCttcccaaaagaaaatatttacggTAATGATTATATTCAAGGCAATATCCATACAGATGACTCTAGTTCTTTAATGCCCAATTCTTTTACTGAAGACACAgaagtaaagtttaaaaaaacagattttaaaatcaatttagatGTTCAAGGTAGTTTAACAAACCATGAGGACCATAGAGAACCTTCTGTTCATATGAGCCACCCAGGCAGACACTGTAAAGAAAGCAGTTGTTCCTTGATGCAGATTGAAGAGCCAGAACAGACAACCACTATCGAGTtcactatgttaagtgaaaagaTTTACAGTAAAGACCCAAACTCCTTAATCAGCACTCAGAGACATCTGGAAGGCAGCACCCAGTTAAATGAAGCATCATCTAATGAATTTATGACTGAAAAAACATCCCTGGTGACTTTCATGCCGGAGGACCAGATAAGTCCTATAAATGAGGAATCAAAACCCAAGAAAGATATTTCTCAATTATCACCATCCCTAGACTTCAGTTACAGACCTGAGTCAGAAAATGCTGTAGAAGCCTCTCAGGACAATGTGCCACATTtagatgaacagagcattgccTGTGAGAGGAATGGGCTTCCTTGTATGGATGAACTGGttctaaacaaaatagaaagtgaaTGTGTTTTAAATCAAGTGTCCCTTAATTCTCAAGACAATGCAAAGTTGCCAACTGACAAAGAGATGCCTTTAGCAACAAGTGAGGATTTTCAACAGAGCCATCAACCTCCATCAGAGGATGGAGCCAGTGTCACTGCTAATACCCAAACCATTTCCATGAAGACAAAAATGAAAGACATCTCTCCACCAGGTGACAAAACCTGGGGTGCCTCTTCAAGCAATCCCACCGTAAATATCAAACCGGGAAGCCAAGATAGAAAAAACGAAATGGCTGATTCAGGAACAGAAGATCTATATTCCAGACTTCCCTCAAGTAAGAAAGAATCAACAGTCTTTCCTCCAGTGGTCTCTGTCATGGAATGTGAAAGTGTTCAATCTCAGGATCTTTCTGGCTGCCATTGTGAGGGGGGAAGTGCATCACAAGAGAGTACGTGTTTCACGCATGCTGCTTCTGAGTCCAGCAGAATCATCCTGGAAGTTGAAAGCTCTTTGATAACCAAGTGTGAAAATGCATTTCAGCACAGCAGTCACCACTCCGCAGGAAGCAAAAACTCCATGGCAAGTAGCACCCATAATGTGAGTTATACATCAGAGGAAAGTGAACCTAATGGAAGAGAAACTAAAGGCAGCCTTCCAGGAGATAAGATCAGAAACGAAAAGACAGCAGGTATGTTAAATAATGAAGCTTCAAACAAAACCATTCACACCACAAATCATATTCAACTCAGTGAGGAAGGGCTAGAATTAAAGGAACAGGATATACCCAAAGAGATTATGTTTTGTAAACATAACATCTCTGATTGTGCTACACAAGAACTAAATCAATCTGTAAACATTCCAAATCCTGAAAAACTGTTGGACCAGTCTCCTGCTACTGAGTTCTCCAGTTTTAAAATCATGAACCAAGCAGTTAAAACTCTTGTTCAGGAGACAGATGAAGTCCTTGACTGCCAGAGTAACCCAGACACTCCCGATGAATGCAGAAGTGAAGGTAAACCAGCTAAGGAGACAGTAGGTAGTAACCAGAGACAGACCATCACCGAACCTGACACAGAAGTAAGCCACAATCAAAAGGATCTGCCATTTAATTCAGGCAGTAATGACTCATTGTCTGGCGATAGTCTGAAAAAAGGTTATTTGAAAGGAGCCTTTGAAAGGATTTCCAGTTGTGAGGAGTCTACAGATGGTATGGTGGACATCATCTACACAGACGGTAGTAATGAGCCTCCAGAAGGGATGTTGGACATAATAGCATCTAGCACACTTGATGGTGGTACATGGCAAGGTAGACTGGCATTACCTGAAACCTCAAGGACTACTTCATCTCCAAGAGGCTGCTTGAATGCGTGTACAGGAAAGAACGATCAGGATTCAGATTTCCCAGATGCTGCTTCCTCTGCAGTGGACtcccttgaaataaaaaaatcatgtgaAGAGAAAGTCTGCAGATCATTAAAAGATTGTGAAATGGAAGTGTGTCCACACTCTTGTGCCAAGGAGATAGAATCTGTTGCAGATCATGAATCAAATATCAGAATATTGGACAGAGTAAATGTGTCTTTAAGTCATATTCACTGTGAACAGCTAGTTAAAGAAGTATCTCTGAGAGAAACACTAGGAATGATTGAAAGGTCAAGACTAGAAATACACTCTGAGTTTGACAAGGAAAATATCTTTGGAATTTCTTCCAAAGAGTTGATGTCTTCTAGACACCACGATAAGAACTCTGTCCCCACAGAGAGTCTGAAATCCATTGAGACCAAGCCTTTTTATCTGTTGTCTCAAGAAAATTCAGATGCTAATATTAATAGTGAAGAAATTGGCCTGAAACATACTTTTAAACCAAAAGATGGTGAAATGCTCTGTGATAATGTGGAGGAATTTTTGCCTGAGATGAAGGAAGGAGCACTAAGGAATGTGAGTAATCCTGGTGACGCAAACAGTGTTGACACCAGTGTGAAAGTTCTGTCTTTGGTGATGGAAACAGAAACTaaagtgaaaggaaaagaaaccgAAGAACATCAGAGGGGACCACTGGATCACCTGACTGTTGGGGAGGTGTCTGAGGAGATGATTACCAGAAAAGATGGTCATGGTGATCATACGAGTGAGCATTCTCAGACACACTATAAATCCCTGAAGATGCTCGGTGATGCTGAAGAACATCAAAGCCAGAGGGATTTGGACTACATGTTGCAGAAGGAAGATGaatcaatacatcaaaaagaagCACATACTATATTGGAACAATGCACATCATCTAATATGTTGTCAGATGAGGTGCAAAATAAGAACCAACCTAAGGATTACAAATACGAGTACACCCTGATGAAAGAAATCACCCCAGCAAAGCTGGCCACGGGTGACGTTACTGCACAGTTTCAGAGGTTGAAAGACCCAAGGAAGGAAAACTTATGTCATCcattaaaaaaggacattgagttGTGCATAGGTCCTGTCCTTCATGGTCCCTCCCAGAAAGCACAAGACCCCAGTTCTGCTAAGTGTGATGAAATATACGGTGCCTTTGGGAACATTTCACGACGGAAAAGAGTGCTTCCCTTAAAGAAGCAACCTCATCGGACATGTAAGAAAGTCTCCTGTCGGGAGCAAGTCAACATGGGGAGAATGataagtaaaatcagaaattCTGCCTTCTTAAAGAGTTCCTCTGAAACCATCCCCACAGAAGCACACAGATTTCTCAGTTCACATGCTATGTCTGCACCCATACGACTAGAACCTGAAATAGTACCTACCAGGAGCTTAGTCAGCCACATACCAAAGCAGAAGTCTACTCCATGCCATCTCTTGAGGAGGCTGAGTGTCAGAAAGCCTACCAAAGAATCAACCTTACTCAGCAAGCTATCCGTCCTCGCCTCCAAACTGGCCCCCACCACAAAGACCCAGAAACTGAGGTATCGGCGGTGTTCCTCTGAACTTCTTCCAGTAGCTAAAAGCTACAAGCGGCTCAGATATAAAAGGCTCCTGGATGGGTTTTCGTACAACACAATGCAGCTGAGTCCATATATGACAGCTAGTGGATGGGATAAGAGGCCTAACAGTAAGTCCTTGACACTTTATCCGATTGAAGCTGTCAAAATGAGCTTCATAGATTTGAGCAACAAGATGCCATTGCTGCTGTTTGGTTCTGAAATCTTGCCAGTATCCTTTCATGTGAAATCAGGCCCAGAGAGCATGAACGAGTCTCTGAGGACTTTTCCTGAGCACTGTGCTCCAGCGAGGCTTGCCTTAGGAGAGGCTGCCCAGTACTCTTCTCAACCTCCCAAGTggaccttctctttcttcttgtcccACGGTTGCCCTGGGGTGGCCACATTCAGGGAAGACACTGGCCTCCATGCTCAGGCACATGCCCAAGCTCCTCCACAGCCTCCAAGTCCCCTCCAGGACTACGGAGGCACCGCCATAGTCCAGACGAGAGCAGGCTGCTCTGTCCTTGGCCTTCACACACTCCTAGCACTTTGTTCCCCGGGATGTTACCGAATCTGGACAAAAAAACGTAGCTTTTCCAGTCACATGCCTGCCATGCAGAGGCTCTTCGTGGCCCAGTTTACACAGGGCTTGAAAGGGTTAAGGTCTCCAGCCTCCATAGCAGACAAGATCTTCTGTTCTCTGCCCTATTCTGTGGGCCGAGTGCTATCCATTTGGAGCCAGCATGGACCTTCTGCCTGCCCCTTCGAAATCTCTGCTCTTCATTCAATCCACAGCAAGCGACAGCCAACTCTGGGCACCACAAACAG CCACACCATGTTACCGTTTGTGCCTCTTCCAGGCATGGAAGTTACGTCCACCATCAGCAGCAGTCAATTGAG GTTAGAGCCTCCATTCCCTGCCTTGGTACCAAAGTCTTGCTTGGTAACAGACTCCACTGTCAGCAAGCTCCTGCTTTCAGCCTCTGAGTTCCAGGTTCCTGGGTTAGATGAACTGGATGGTGTGACAGCTGTATGCCCCTGTCCACAGAGTAGCCCCCCAGAACAGAAGGAG GTTGAGCCTGAGAAGAGACCAAAGAAAGTCTCACAGATTCGTATCCGGAAAACCATTCCTAAGCCAGACCCTAATCTTACTCCCATGGGCCTCCCCCGCCCCAAAAG gTTAAAGAAAAAGGAGTTCAGTTTAGAAGAAATATATACCAACAAGAATTATAAGTCTCCTCCTGCAAACAG GTGTTTAGAGACCATCTTTGAGGAACCTAAGGAACGAAATGGTACGCTAATCTCAATCAGCCAACAGAAGAGGAAGCGAGTTCTAGAATTCCAGGATTTTACAATCCCACGGAAGAGGAGAGCGCGTGGTAAGGTCAAGGTGGCTGGCAGCTTCACCAGAGCACAGAAGGCAGCACTGCAGAGTCGAGAGCTGGATGCCCTTTTGATACAGAAACTAATGGAACTGGAGACCTTCTTTGCCAAGGAAGAGGAACAGGAGCCCTCATCTGGTTGTTGA